In the genome of Pseudomonas protegens, one region contains:
- a CDS encoding alpha-ketoacid dehydrogenase subunit beta, which produces MNDHNNNIQLETAMTTTTMTMIQALRSAMDVMLERDDNVVVFGQDVGYFGGVFRCTEGLQAKYGTSRVFDAPISESGIVGAAIGMGAYGLRPVAEIQFADYVYPASDQIISEAARLRYRSAGQFTAPMTLRMPCGGGIYGGQTHSQSIEAMFTQVCGLRTVMPSNPYDAKGLLIASIENDDPVIFLEPKRLYNGPFDGHHDRPVTPWSKHPAAQVPDGYYKVPLDVAAIARPGKDVTVLTYGTTVYVSQVAAEETGIDAEVIDLRSLWPLDLDTIVKSVKKTGRCVVVHEATRTCGFGAELVSLVQEHCFHHLEAPIERVTGWDTPYPHAQEWAYFPGPSRVGAALQRVMEV; this is translated from the coding sequence ATGAACGATCACAACAACAATATCCAGCTGGAAACCGCCATGACCACCACCACCATGACCATGATCCAGGCCCTGCGCTCGGCCATGGATGTGATGCTTGAGCGTGACGACAACGTGGTGGTGTTCGGCCAGGACGTCGGTTACTTCGGCGGCGTGTTCCGCTGCACCGAGGGCCTGCAGGCCAAGTACGGCACCTCGCGGGTGTTCGACGCGCCGATCTCGGAAAGCGGCATCGTCGGCGCGGCCATCGGCATGGGCGCCTACGGCCTGCGCCCGGTGGCGGAAATCCAGTTCGCCGACTACGTCTACCCGGCATCCGACCAGATCATTTCCGAAGCCGCGCGCCTGCGCTATCGCTCCGCCGGCCAGTTCACCGCGCCGATGACCCTGCGCATGCCGTGCGGCGGCGGCATCTACGGCGGGCAGACCCACAGCCAGAGCATCGAGGCGATGTTCACCCAGGTCTGCGGCCTGCGCACCGTGATGCCGTCCAACCCCTACGACGCCAAGGGCCTGCTGATCGCCTCCATCGAAAACGATGACCCGGTGATCTTCCTCGAACCCAAGCGCCTGTATAACGGCCCGTTCGACGGCCACCACGACCGCCCGGTAACCCCCTGGTCGAAACACCCGGCGGCCCAGGTGCCGGACGGCTACTACAAGGTGCCGCTGGACGTGGCGGCCATCGCCCGCCCGGGCAAGGACGTCACCGTCCTCACCTACGGCACCACGGTCTATGTGTCGCAAGTGGCGGCCGAGGAAACCGGCATCGACGCCGAGGTCATCGACCTGCGCAGCCTGTGGCCCCTGGACCTGGACACCATCGTCAAGTCGGTGAAGAAGACCGGCCGTTGCGTGGTGGTGCATGAAGCCACCCGTACCTGCGGGTTCGGCGCCGAGCTGGTGTCGCTGGTGCAGGAACACTGCTTCCACCACCTGGAAGCCCCGATCGAGCGCGTCACCGGTTGGGATACACCGTATCCCCACGCGCAGGAGTGGGCATATTTCCCAGGGCCGTCCCGAGTGGGCGCGGCGCTGCAACGGGTCAT